The following proteins are encoded in a genomic region of Phalacrocorax carbo chromosome 2, bPhaCar2.1, whole genome shotgun sequence:
- the LOC135312036 gene encoding C-C chemokine receptor type 2-like gives MENHTVDLADLPLTTEFDYGDAVPCMGTEEKHFAATILPPLYSLVVIFGLTGNLLVVLILVKYKRLKSMTDIYLLNLAISDLTFVFSLPFWAYYAVHDWIFGEVLCRMLSGVYLLGFYSGIFFIILLTLDRYLAIVHAVFALKARTVINGILASIVTWAVAICASVPGIVFHKTQKENSRYTCSAHYPSDSLINWKYSCTLKMNILGLIVPMLIMIFSYSQILKTLLGCKNEKKQKAVRLIFVIVIFYFIFWTPFHISSFLHTFQSSLFNPNCEIKAQLEKAIQVTETISMIHCCINPVIYAFVGEKFRKYLCSFFRKHVAAHLCKKCPNLYREKLERVSSTFTPSTAEHDISTGL, from the coding sequence ATGGAAAACCATACTGTGGACTTAGCTGACTTGCCACTGACAACAGAGTTCGACTACGGCGATGCGGTACCATGCATGGGAACTGAGGAAAAGCACTTTGCAGCAACAATTTTGCCACCGCTTTATTCTTTGGTGGTGATATTTGGCCTCACAGGCAACCTGCTTGTTGTCCTTATCCTGGTAAAATACAAGAGACTGAAGAGTATGACTGACATCTACCTGCTCAATCTGGCAATTTCTGATTTGAcgtttgtattttctctccctttttggGCTTATTACGCTGTTCATGACTGGATTTTTGGGGAGGTGCTGTGTAGAATGCTCTCAGGTGTTTACCTCCTTGGCTTCTACAGTGGTATCTTCTTCATAATCCTGTTGACCCTAGACAGGTATCTGGCCATAGTGCATGCAGTGTTTGCTTTAAAAGCTAGGACGGTTATCAATGGCATCCTCGCCAGCATTGTCACTTGGGCCGTTGCTATTTGTGCTTCTGTTCCTGGAATAGTATTTCACAAAACTCAAAAGGAAAATTCACGTTACACTTGCAGTGCTCATTATCCAAGTGATTCCTTAATAAATTGGAAGTACTCCTGTACTTTAAAGATGAATATTCTAGGACTTATTGTTCCAATGCTCATTATGATTTTCAGTTACTCACAAATTCTAAAAACATTATTGGGATGcaagaatgagaaaaaacagaaggcagTCAGACTTATATTTGTGATAgtgattttttatttcatcttctgGACACCAttccatatttcttcttttttgcatACCTTTCAAAGTTCACTTTTCAACCCAAATTGTGAAATCAAAGCTCAACTGGAGAAAGCAATCCAAGTGACAGAAACAATATCAATGATCCACTGTTGTATCAATCCTGTGATCTATGCATTTGTTGGAGAAAAATTTAGGAAGTATCTTTGCAGCTTTTTCCGAAAGCATGTTGCAGCCCACCTCTGCAAAAAATGTCCAAATCTTTATCGTGAAAAATTAGAAAGAGTTAGTTCCACATTCACACCATCTACTGCAGAGCATGACATCTCTACTGGACtgtaa